AGCAGCCCCAACCCCTGGGGGCGGTCGGCCCGGGCCCAGGTGCGCGCCGTGGACCAGGCGGCCGCCGCGCCCACGGGCAGCGCCAGGGTGTAGGTCCACACCGCCTCCGAACCGGCTCCGCGCCCCCCGACCGCTCCCGCGAGAAGGCCGGCTCCCACGAGCGCGGCCCACCCCCCCCACCGGCCCGGGGCAGCATACACGGCCAGGGCCACCCACGAGGCCACCCACAGGCCCAGGGACAGAGCTCCCCACCCCCCGTGCGCGGGAATCAGCTCCACCCATTCGTGCAGCCCGTGGAGCACCCCGAACGCCGCGAGCCACTCCCAACGCACGCCGGTCCGGTCCCTCCCGTGCACCACCGTGCATCCCAAGGCGGCCAGCCCCAAGAGAAGACCGTAGAGGAACCGGAGATAGTCGGCCTGCGTCACGAGCCAGCTCATGAAGGCGTCGCCTCCGGTGCAGGGGTTACGGGTCGGTCCTCACGTAATAGACATGTCGCAGGTGTCTTCGGGCCGTGAAGCGCTGGGTCACCCCGGTGAGGAACTCCGACGCCCCGATCAGGAGCGCTCCCCAAGGCTCCAAGGAGTCGGCCAACCGTTCGTAGAGGTTTTTGCGGTCTTCCGGCTTGAAGTAGATGGCCACGTTGCGGCACAGGACGATGTCGAACCGGCCCAGGAACCCGAACGGCTCCAGCAGGTTGAGCTTCTTGAACTGGCACATGGCCCGGATCTCGTCCGAGATCTTCCAGGTGGAGTGCCCCACCTTTTGGAAGTACCGGTCGCGGATGCCGGGGGGCAGACCGCGCTCCACCTCGAAGGCGCTGTACTTTCCGGCGCTCGCCCGACCCACCGCCGCGCTGGAGATGTCGGTTCCCAGGATCTTCACGGACACCCCCGGTGCGTGCTGGAGCACCTCGTGGCACACGATGGCCACGCTGTACACCTCCTGCCCGAACGAGCACGCGGCGCTCCAGATCCGGATGGTGGGTCTCAGCCCCCCCACCGCGCCGGAGGTCTTACGGTCGATCAGATCGGGCAGCAGCTTGTAGCGCAGCAGGTCGAACGGACCGGTGTCCCGGAAGAACAGGGTCTCGTTCGTGGTCATGGCGTCCACGAACCGGTGAACCAGGCTCTTGCTCCGGTCCTGCTTGAGGCGGTACAGGAACTCGCTGTAGGACGCGCATCCGAGCTCCTCGAGCATGTGCCCCAGGCGGGTCTCGACCAGGTATGCCTTGCCCGGGTCCAGGTGGATCCCGGACACCTCGTACAGGTACTGGGCCAGAACCTGGAACTCGGAAGGGGTCAGGCGGGGCTTCGCCGCCTTTGCGGCCTCGGCCCCCATCACGCCCTCTCTCCGCACGCCCAACGGGCCTCCCCGGGCTCAGCCGCCGCCACGATGGCGTCGGCCAGCCGGTCCAGGGGCACCACCCGGTCCACCACCCCGGCCTCCACGGCGCACCCCGGCATGCCCCACACCACCGAGGTCGCCTCGTCCTGGACGAGGGTTCGGCAACCGTTTCGCTTCATGTGCTCCAGCCCCTCGGTTCCGTCCCGGCCCATGCCGGTCATCACCACGCCCACGGCCCGCCCGGCAAAGTGGTGGGCCACCGACCGGAACAGGTAGTCCACGCTGGGCCGCACGGCGTGCTCGGGCGGATCCCGGGTCAGCCGGACGATCCGGCTCAGGCCGTCCACCCCGGCCACCACCTTCATGTGCAGGCCGCCCGGCGCGATCAGGATCCGCCCGGGTTCCAAGGCCTCGCCGTCCCGGGCCTCCCTCACCTCGAGGGGGCACTTCCGGTCCAGGCTCTCGGCCAGCGAGGCCGTGAACATCGGGGGCATGTGTTGGACCACCAGGACCGGCGCCCGAAACCCTTTGGGGATCCCGGGCAAGAGCCGGGCCAGGGCGTTCGGGCCGCCGGTGGACACCCCGATGGCCACCACGTCGGCTCCCTCCCAACGGGCGGGGGCCCGCACCGGCGCCACCCGGGGCGGCACCCGTTTCGCCGGCCGGCGGACGGCCCGCGCCCGCAGGGCCCGACGGGCCCGGAACGCCTCGATCCGGCGCTTCAGCTCCTGGACGAGCACCGCCCGGTTGACCTTGGCCGAGGCCTCCTGGGGCTTGGGAACGAAGTCGAAGGCCCCCAGCTCCAGGGCCTGCATGGTTAAGGCGCCGCCCCTCTGGGTCAGGGTGCTCACCATGATCGCCGCCGTGTCCGGGCAGGTCTCGGGCAGCCGCCGCAGCACCTCGAGCCCGTCCATGACCGGCATCTCCAGGTCCAGGGTCATGAGATCGGGCCGCAGGTTCTGGGCCTTGGCCAGGGCGATCTTTCCGTTGGCCGCGGTGCCCACCACCTCGACCCCCGGGATCGACTCCAGGGCCTCGGTCACCAGCTTGCGGTAGACGATGGTGTCGTCCACCACGAGGACCCGGATCGGCGGCTGGGTCGGGATCACGTCTCCTCTCCCAGCACGGCGTCCACGTCCAGGATGCCCACCAGGGCACCGTCGGTGCGCAACACGCCCTGGAACGCCGTGCCCCGGATGCCCCCCAGGTTGGCCGGGGCGGGCGCCACCGTCTCGAGGTCCACGTCCACCACGTCCGCAATCCGGTCGACCAGCAGCCCCACCGGCTCCCCCTGGGACTGGACGATCACGTTGCGGGTCTCGTCCGTGAACCGGGTGCTCCCGAGCCCCAGCTTGGCCGCCAGGTCCACCACGGTGACCACCCGCCCCCGCAGGTTCATCACCCCGAGAACGTAGGGGGGCGACAACGGCACGGGTGTGGCATCCACCTGCCGGTTGATCTCCTGCACGCAGCGGATGTCCACGCCGCACAGGGCCTCACCGATCCAGAAGGTGCACACCTGATCCGGTGCTTTCTTTTCCTGTTCCGCCATCGAACTGGCCTCCTTGAGCAGAGCGTCACACCTTGAACCGGGCCATCAGCGCCTGGAGATCGCCGGCCAGGCGGCTCAGGTCCTCGGCCGCGGCCTGGACCTGGCTGGTGGAGTTCGACATTTCGCTGGCCGCCTGGTTCACGTCGGCGATCTCCCGGGCGACGTCCCGGCTCACCTCGGCGGTCTGCGCCACGTTCGTGTTCACCTCTTCCACGCCCTGGGCCGCCTGGGTCACGTTGTCCGCGATCTCCCGGGCCGTGGACGACTGCTCCTCCACCGCGGCCGCGATCGTCGTCACGATCTCGTTCACCTCCTCGATCACCCGGGTGATCTCCCCGATCTCGGTCACCGTGGCCGACGTGGACCCCTGGATCCCCTCGACCCGCTCCCGGATCTCGCCGGTGGCCTCCGCGGTCTGCCGGGCCAGCTCCTTGATCTCGTTGGCCACCACCGCGAACCCCTTTCCGGCCTCGCCCGCCCGGGCCGCCTCGATCGTGGCGTTCAGGGCCAGCAGCTTGGTCTGCTCGCTGATCTCGTTGATCGTCTCGGTGACCTTGCCGATCAGCTGGGCCGCCTTGCCCAGCTCCCCGACCCGCTCGGAAGCGCTCCGGGCCACGGTGACCGCCTGAGCGGTGACGGTGCTCGCCTTCTCCGTGTTCTGGGCGATCTCGCGGATCGTGGAGGTCATCTGCTCCACCGCAGTGGAGATCACCCCCAGGTTGGTGGTGGCCTGCTCCATGGCCGCCGCCACGT
This is a stretch of genomic DNA from Deferrisoma camini S3R1. It encodes these proteins:
- a CDS encoding CheR family methyltransferase gives rise to the protein MRREGVMGAEAAKAAKPRLTPSEFQVLAQYLYEVSGIHLDPGKAYLVETRLGHMLEELGCASYSEFLYRLKQDRSKSLVHRFVDAMTTNETLFFRDTGPFDLLRYKLLPDLIDRKTSGAVGGLRPTIRIWSAACSFGQEVYSVAIVCHEVLQHAPGVSVKILGTDISSAAVGRASAGKYSAFEVERGLPPGIRDRYFQKVGHSTWKISDEIRAMCQFKKLNLLEPFGFLGRFDIVLCRNVAIYFKPEDRKNLYERLADSLEPWGALLIGASEFLTGVTQRFTARRHLRHVYYVRTDP
- a CDS encoding protein-glutamate methylesterase/protein-glutamine glutaminase, which encodes MIPTQPPIRVLVVDDTIVYRKLVTEALESIPGVEVVGTAANGKIALAKAQNLRPDLMTLDLEMPVMDGLEVLRRLPETCPDTAAIMVSTLTQRGGALTMQALELGAFDFVPKPQEASAKVNRAVLVQELKRRIEAFRARRALRARAVRRPAKRVPPRVAPVRAPARWEGADVVAIGVSTGGPNALARLLPGIPKGFRAPVLVVQHMPPMFTASLAESLDRKCPLEVREARDGEALEPGRILIAPGGLHMKVVAGVDGLSRIVRLTRDPPEHAVRPSVDYLFRSVAHHFAGRAVGVVMTGMGRDGTEGLEHMKRNGCRTLVQDEATSVVWGMPGCAVEAGVVDRVVPLDRLADAIVAAAEPGEARWACGERA
- a CDS encoding chemotaxis protein CheW, yielding MAEQEKKAPDQVCTFWIGEALCGVDIRCVQEINRQVDATPVPLSPPYVLGVMNLRGRVVTVVDLAAKLGLGSTRFTDETRNVIVQSQGEPVGLLVDRIADVVDVDLETVAPAPANLGGIRGTAFQGVLRTDGALVGILDVDAVLGEET